From Sphingomonas sp. PAMC26645:
CTCCCCCTGGCGGGGGAGGATCGTCAGATTGCTGCGTATTCGGTGAGGTTCGCAACGACCTCGGTCACGTCCGCACCAGCCGGGACGAGCATCCACCGATCCGGCCGAGCGCCGTCGACCATCACCACCGCGTTCTTCGGGCAGACCCCGAGGCACTTAACCTCGACCACCCCGCGATCCGCCTTGCGGCCCTTCTTCAAGCCGAGTGCCTGACGCAGCAACTTCACCAGCGGTGTCCGGCCCTTTGCGCCAAACCCACCATCGAGCTTCTTCGAACACTTGCCGCAGACCAGAACGCTGCCTTGCCAGCGACTGGCGAGGACCCGGATCACGCCGGTTTCCAGGTCCGCTGGTCTTCGGCCACCTTCAGAACCTCGTACGCTGCCTGCACGCCCTGGAACCGCTTCGCCGCGTCCTTGTCGTTCGGGCGCACATCCGGATGATTCGCCTTCGCCATCCGCCGCCATGCCGCGCGGACGTCCTCGAACGTCGCGTCGGGCTCAAGGTCCAGCACCTCCAGCGCGCGCATCTCGTCACGCGAGCGGCTGCCGTCGCCTGAGCCGGCCCACGCATAATGCTTGGGATCGGCGTACCCGTCCGCGGTGCGCGTTTCCGCCGCCTCGCGCTCGGCCGCTTCCTCCGCGCTCAGGCCTTCGAAATAATTCCAGCCGCGATTATATTCGCCGGCGTGGTTCATGCAGAAATACCAGCGGTCGGGGCTGTTCGGCGATTTCGGCGCCGGGCAGTTGCCGG
This genomic window contains:
- a CDS encoding J domain-containing protein; amino-acid sequence: MARSTTRSSDWGFPRWREYGASTEAVTVRLCDRHGCNEPGNCPAPKSPNSPDRWYFCMNHAGEYNRGWNYFEGLSAEEAAEREAAETRTADGYADPKHYAWAGSGDGSRSRDEMRALEVLDLEPDATFEDVRAAWRRMAKANHPDVRPNDKDAAKRFQGVQAAYEVLKVAEDQRTWKPA
- a CDS encoding (2Fe-2S) ferredoxin domain-containing protein is translated as MIRVLASRWQGSVLVCGKCSKKLDGGFGAKGRTPLVKLLRQALGLKKGRKADRGVVEVKCLGVCPKNAVVMVDGARPDRWMLVPAGADVTEVVANLTEYAAI